Proteins from one Roseovarius nanhaiticus genomic window:
- a CDS encoding ABC transporter ATP-binding protein gives MAESQTSDAFVEFDRVQKSYDGETLVVKDLNLSVPKGEFLTMLGPSGSGKTTCLMMLAGFETATHGDIRLGGTSINNIPPHKRGIGMVFQNYALFPHMTIAENLSFPLEVRKIGKDEREKKVKRALDMVEMGNFGGRRPAQLSGGQQQRVALARALVFEPELVLMDEPLGALDKQLREKMQFEITDLAHNLGITTVYVTHDQTEALTMSDRVAVFDDGRIQQIAAPDVLYEQPENSFVAQFIGENNTLQGVVKEIKDGTALVQLDGGGMIDCFPVNVTKAGERTQVSIRPERVEFDKNRLQKGAHTLKAEVLEFVYMGDIFRTRLRVAGTDDFIVKTRNAPDQRRLQPGEQLEIGWLPQDCRALDAPAA, from the coding sequence TTGGCCGAGTCGCAGACCAGCGACGCGTTCGTCGAATTCGATCGCGTGCAAAAAAGTTATGATGGGGAAACTCTGGTCGTCAAAGACCTCAACCTGTCAGTTCCCAAGGGCGAGTTTCTAACCATGCTGGGGCCGTCGGGCTCGGGCAAGACGACCTGCCTGATGATGCTTGCCGGCTTCGAGACCGCGACACATGGCGATATCCGCCTCGGCGGCACCTCGATCAACAACATCCCGCCGCACAAGCGCGGCATCGGCATGGTGTTTCAGAACTACGCCCTTTTCCCGCATATGACGATTGCCGAAAACCTCAGCTTTCCGCTGGAGGTGCGCAAGATCGGCAAAGACGAGCGCGAGAAAAAGGTCAAACGCGCGCTCGACATGGTCGAGATGGGCAATTTCGGTGGCCGTCGCCCCGCGCAGCTTTCGGGTGGTCAGCAGCAGCGCGTTGCGCTGGCCCGGGCGCTGGTGTTTGAGCCCGAGCTGGTCCTCATGGACGAACCGCTCGGCGCGCTGGACAAGCAGCTGCGCGAAAAGATGCAGTTCGAGATTACGGATCTGGCGCATAATCTGGGGATTACAACGGTTTACGTGACCCACGATCAAACCGAAGCCCTGACCATGTCGGACCGCGTCGCGGTGTTTGACGACGGGCGCATTCAGCAGATCGCGGCGCCTGACGTGCTTTATGAGCAGCCCGAGAACAGTTTCGTCGCGCAGTTCATCGGCGAGAACAACACGCTGCAAGGTGTGGTCAAAGAGATCAAGGATGGCACTGCGCTGGTTCAGCTGGATGGCGGCGGGATGATTGATTGCTTTCCGGTCAACGTCACCAAGGCCGGCGAGCGGACGCAAGTCTCGATCCGCCCCGAACGTGTCGAGTTTGACAAGAACCGTCTGCAAAAGGGCGCGCATACGCTCAAGGCCGAGGTGCTGGAATTCGTTTACATGGGCGATATTTTCCGCACGCGCCTTCGGGTCGCGGGCACGGATGATTTCATCGTCAAAACGCGGAACGCCCCCGATCAGCGGCGCCTTCAGCCCGGCGAGCAGCTGGAAATCGGCTGGCTGCCACAGGATTGCCGCGCGCTCGACGCGCCGGCCGCATGA
- a CDS encoding aspartate aminotransferase family protein gives MLRNDQLAEWDRDNFFHPSTHLAQFARGEMQSRIITGAKGCHIEDREGNKHLDAFAGLYCVNVGYGRTEISEAIAAQAHELAYYHAYVGHGTEASITLAKMVLDRSPAHMSKVYFGLSGSDANETNIKLLWYYNNILGRPQKKKIISRWRGYHGSGLMTGSLTGLELFHKKFDLPLEQVIHTEAPYYFRRADQDQTEAQFVQHCVDKLEELIAQDGADTIAGFIGEPVLGTGGLVPPPAGYWDAIQKVLDKHDILLIADEVVTGFGRTGSMMGSDHYGMKPDLMTIAKGLTSAYAPLSGSIVSDRMWKVLEQGTDENGPIGHGWTYSAHPIGAAAGVANLKVLDDLNLIENNRETGAYLNAAMKDALGDHPHVGDIRGEGMMCAVEFVKERDGRHFFDAADKVGPQVTAALMSRGVIGRAMPQGDILGFAPPFCLTRAEADEVVSKTVEAVKAVLG, from the coding sequence ATGCTCAGAAACGATCAGCTGGCCGAATGGGACCGCGACAATTTCTTTCATCCGTCCACGCATCTGGCGCAATTCGCGCGCGGCGAGATGCAGAGCCGCATTATCACTGGCGCCAAGGGCTGCCACATTGAGGATCGTGAGGGAAACAAGCATCTGGATGCCTTCGCCGGTCTTTATTGCGTGAACGTCGGCTATGGCCGCACCGAGATTTCAGAGGCGATTGCCGCGCAAGCGCATGAGCTGGCCTACTACCACGCCTATGTCGGCCACGGCACCGAGGCGTCGATCACGTTGGCCAAGATGGTCCTGGATCGCTCGCCTGCGCATATGTCCAAGGTCTATTTCGGCCTGTCTGGGTCCGATGCCAACGAAACCAACATCAAGCTGCTCTGGTATTACAACAATATCCTCGGCCGCCCGCAGAAGAAAAAGATTATCTCGCGCTGGCGCGGCTATCACGGCTCGGGGCTGATGACCGGCTCGCTGACGGGGCTCGAGCTGTTTCACAAGAAGTTCGATCTGCCGCTGGAGCAGGTGATCCATACCGAGGCGCCCTATTACTTTCGCCGCGCGGATCAGGACCAGACCGAAGCGCAGTTCGTGCAGCATTGCGTGGACAAGCTGGAAGAGCTGATCGCCCAGGATGGCGCCGACACCATCGCGGGCTTCATCGGCGAGCCGGTTCTGGGCACCGGCGGCCTCGTCCCGCCGCCCGCCGGGTATTGGGACGCGATCCAGAAGGTTCTGGACAAGCATGACATCCTCTTGATCGCGGATGAGGTCGTGACCGGCTTTGGCCGCACGGGCAGCATGATGGGCTCGGACCACTACGGAATGAAGCCTGACCTGATGACCATCGCCAAGGGCTTGACCAGTGCCTATGCGCCCCTTTCGGGCAGCATCGTGTCAGACCGGATGTGGAAGGTGCTGGAGCAGGGCACGGACGAGAATGGCCCCATCGGCCACGGCTGGACCTATTCGGCGCATCCCATCGGCGCGGCGGCGGGCGTGGCCAACCTCAAAGTGCTCGATGATCTGAACCTGATCGAGAACAACCGCGAAACTGGCGCATATCTGAACGCGGCGATGAAGGACGCGCTGGGCGATCATCCCCATGTCGGCGATATTCGCGGCGAGGGGATGATGTGCGCGGTCGAGTTCGTCAAGGAGCGGGACGGACGCCACTTCTTTGATGCGGCGGACAAGGTCGGCCCGCAGGTGACTGCGGCTCTGATGTCTCGCGGCGTGATCGGGCGGGCGATGCCGCAGGGCGATATTCTGGGTTTCGCGCCGCCTTTCTGTCTGACGCGCGCTGAGGCGGATGAGGTCGTCAGCAAGACTGTAGAAGCCGTCAAGGCCGTGCTTGGCTGA
- a CDS encoding Lrp/AsnC family transcriptional regulator — MTRLDARDLDILRALARNGRMTNAQLAGEVGLSASPCWERVRKLQEAGVIEGVHARIALRKLGPHVSVFVTAELTGHTGADFRRFEAAMAGYDQVMGCWALGGGYDYLLHIVARDIEGYQDLLDDMLDAGIGLARYFTYVVTKTVKESPVPPFSALLD; from the coding sequence ATGACCCGTCTCGACGCCCGCGATCTCGATATCTTGCGCGCACTCGCGCGGAACGGGCGCATGACCAACGCGCAACTGGCCGGCGAGGTAGGCCTATCGGCCAGCCCCTGCTGGGAGCGTGTGCGCAAGCTGCAGGAGGCGGGTGTCATCGAGGGTGTGCACGCGCGTATCGCCCTGCGCAAACTGGGTCCGCACGTGTCGGTTTTTGTCACCGCCGAGTTGACGGGTCACACCGGTGCCGATTTCCGCCGCTTTGAGGCGGCGATGGCGGGCTATGATCAGGTGATGGGCTGTTGGGCGCTGGGCGGTGGTTATGACTACCTCTTGCATATCGTCGCGCGGGATATCGAAGGGTATCAGGACCTCCTGGATGACATGCTGGATGCCGGGATCGGACTGGCGCGGTACTTCACATATGTCGTGACCAAGACGGTCAAGGAGAGTCCCGTGCCACCATTTTCTGCGCTGTTGGACTAA
- a CDS encoding M24 family metallopeptidase, producing the protein MIEKDIPFSTAEYERRLTKTRRAMEDAGIDVLFCTDPSNQNWLTAYDGWSFYVHQGVLVTRDGPPIWWGRYMDMMGGRRTCWMEDEHVLGYEDHYIQSTVRHPMQDLAARIRDMGLGGARIGVEMENYYYSAKAHAVLTAELPEAEFVDATALVNWQRLVKSDEEIGFMRRAARITDKVIETAIERAAPGVRKNDLVADVLHAGITGLGGDWGDYPAILPLTPSGADATAAHLTWDGKPMKAGEATFFELSGVYRRYHAPLSRTVFLGTPPDDMLRAEAAQIEGIDAGLEAARAGARTCDIANAFMGVLARHGIERSGRMGYPVGVSYPPDWGERTASIRSEDDTVLEPGMVFHFMPALWMDTWGLETTETILIKESGAAEPLCSQPRKLFVKD; encoded by the coding sequence ATGATTGAAAAGGATATCCCCTTCAGCACCGCCGAGTATGAGCGGCGGCTGACCAAGACGCGCCGGGCAATGGAAGACGCAGGCATCGACGTGCTGTTTTGCACCGATCCCAGCAATCAGAACTGGCTGACCGCCTATGACGGCTGGTCGTTCTACGTCCATCAGGGCGTGCTGGTAACGCGGGATGGCCCGCCCATCTGGTGGGGGCGGTATATGGACATGATGGGCGGGCGGCGCACCTGCTGGATGGAGGATGAACACGTTCTTGGCTACGAAGATCACTACATCCAAAGCACCGTGCGCCACCCGATGCAGGATCTGGCCGCGCGGATCCGCGACATGGGGCTGGGCGGCGCCCGTATCGGGGTCGAGATGGAGAATTATTATTATTCGGCCAAGGCCCATGCCGTGCTCACCGCCGAGTTGCCGGAGGCCGAGTTTGTAGACGCGACCGCGCTGGTCAACTGGCAGCGACTGGTCAAGTCGGACGAAGAGATCGGCTTCATGCGCCGCGCCGCGCGCATCACCGACAAGGTGATCGAGACCGCGATCGAGCGGGCCGCGCCGGGCGTGCGCAAGAACGATCTGGTCGCAGACGTCCTGCATGCCGGCATCACGGGGCTAGGGGGCGACTGGGGCGATTATCCGGCGATCCTGCCGCTGACCCCCTCGGGCGCGGATGCCACGGCCGCGCACCTGACTTGGGACGGCAAACCGATGAAGGCGGGCGAGGCCACGTTTTTTGAGCTGTCAGGTGTCTATCGCCGCTATCACGCGCCGCTCAGCCGGACCGTCTTTCTGGGCACACCGCCCGATGACATGCTGCGCGCCGAGGCCGCACAGATCGAGGGGATCGACGCAGGGCTTGAGGCCGCGCGCGCCGGTGCGCGCACCTGCGACATCGCCAATGCCTTCATGGGCGTTCTGGCCCGCCACGGGATCGAGCGGTCGGGCCGCATGGGCTATCCCGTCGGCGTCAGCTATCCGCCCGACTGGGGCGAGCGCACCGCGTCGATCCGCAGCGAGGATGACACCGTGCTCGAGCCGGGCATGGTCTTTCACTTCATGCCCGCGCTTTGGATGGACACTTGGGGCCTCGAGACGACCGAGACGATCCTGATCAAGGAGAGCGGCGCCGCCGAGCCGCTTTGCAGTCAGCCGCGCAAGCTCTTCGTCAAGGATTGA
- a CDS encoding TrkH family potassium uptake protein — MARRFVGARSGWRWRLTPPATLAVIYLVFTLLGGVLLWLPVSNHGDVSAWDALFTSTSAVTVTGLIVVDTGSAFTPFGQVVIALLIQLGGLGLMAFAVMLLTLLGIPIGLPYRVVLREEVNQKALHNLTDIARVIITVALLCELIGAALLSFVFVPELGWAKGIGHALFHSVSAFNNAGFALYPDSLMGYASDPIINLVIPALFILGGLGFIVLADLYEVRQWRRLTLHSKLMIVGTVALIGFSWPMFAALEWTNPGTLGGLPDTGSRIWASWFQAVTTRTAGFNSIDTGAMHDSTTLMTMALMVVGGGSTSTAGGIKVTTLIVLVIATIAFFKRQTQLNAFGRSLGADEVQKVLALTMVSMLVVLTGIFVTSISHDGDFLDLAFEVTSAFGTVGLSRGATGELDGVGRAVIMLIMFLGRVGPLTLGFFLATRSVPRVRYPKGQVYLG, encoded by the coding sequence ATGGCGCGCCGGTTTGTGGGGGCAAGGTCGGGCTGGCGTTGGCGTTTGACGCCGCCTGCGACCTTGGCCGTCATCTACCTGGTCTTCACTTTGCTCGGCGGTGTGCTGCTCTGGCTGCCGGTTTCCAATCATGGCGACGTTTCGGCGTGGGATGCCCTCTTTACGTCCACCTCGGCCGTGACGGTGACCGGACTGATCGTCGTTGATACGGGTAGCGCGTTTACCCCGTTTGGGCAGGTGGTCATCGCGCTGTTGATCCAGCTAGGCGGCCTTGGATTAATGGCCTTTGCCGTGATGCTGCTGACACTGTTGGGCATTCCTATCGGCCTGCCATACCGCGTCGTCCTGCGCGAAGAGGTCAATCAGAAGGCGCTTCATAACCTGACAGACATCGCGCGTGTCATCATAACCGTTGCTCTCCTGTGTGAGTTGATCGGCGCGGCGCTTCTCAGTTTTGTCTTCGTGCCCGAGCTTGGCTGGGCCAAGGGGATAGGTCACGCGCTTTTCCATTCTGTATCGGCGTTCAACAATGCCGGCTTCGCGCTCTATCCCGATAGCCTGATGGGATATGCTTCTGATCCGATAATCAATCTGGTGATCCCGGCACTATTCATCCTCGGCGGCCTTGGATTTATCGTGTTGGCGGATCTTTACGAGGTACGCCAGTGGCGCCGCCTGACCCTTCATTCCAAGTTGATGATCGTTGGCACGGTTGCGCTGATCGGGTTTTCATGGCCGATGTTTGCGGCTCTGGAATGGACCAACCCCGGCACATTGGGCGGTCTGCCCGATACCGGATCGCGCATCTGGGCCAGCTGGTTTCAGGCCGTAACGACACGCACCGCGGGCTTCAATTCGATTGATACTGGGGCGATGCATGACAGCACAACGCTGATGACAATGGCGTTGATGGTTGTCGGTGGCGGCAGCACCTCGACCGCGGGCGGCATAAAGGTGACGACGCTGATCGTTCTGGTCATCGCAACGATCGCCTTTTTCAAACGCCAGACCCAGCTTAACGCCTTTGGTCGCAGCCTTGGCGCCGATGAGGTGCAAAAAGTGCTGGCCCTGACCATGGTCAGCATGCTGGTCGTCCTGACCGGGATCTTTGTCACATCCATCTCGCATGACGGTGATTTTCTGGATCTCGCCTTCGAGGTGACATCGGCCTTCGGCACGGTCGGCCTGTCGCGCGGCGCGACGGGCGAGCTGGACGGGGTGGGCCGTGCAGTGATCATGCTGATCATGTTTCTCGGTCGCGTCGGCCCCCTGACCCTCGGGTTTTTCCTGGCAACGCGCAGTGTGCCGCGCGTGCGCTATCCCAAGGGTCAGGTCTATCTTGGCTGA
- a CDS encoding potassium channel family protein: MNRRKKTDRQRAYAVIGLGNFGATVASELVRFGNYVIGMDHDEKAVNAQADVLSQALIVDARNETALREAGVGDCSVAVVAIGDDLESSILAAINLKTIGVETVWAKAMSKTHHRILSKMKVDRIIHPEVEVGQHIAQVLHNPLVRDYVSLGNGFNVVNFRIPETLEGKKLTDIPYDTDYDLRCVGAMRGTEWLGCDGSDCTLQKDDLLLLLGQRANLRSFAASL, translated from the coding sequence ATGAACAGACGCAAGAAGACGGATCGGCAACGGGCCTACGCGGTGATCGGGCTCGGCAATTTTGGCGCCACGGTGGCAAGCGAGCTGGTTCGGTTTGGCAATTACGTCATCGGCATGGACCACGACGAGAAGGCTGTGAACGCACAGGCCGACGTTCTGAGCCAAGCCCTGATCGTGGATGCGCGCAATGAGACCGCCCTGCGCGAGGCGGGTGTGGGCGATTGCAGTGTGGCCGTGGTTGCCATCGGAGATGATCTGGAATCCAGCATCCTTGCGGCGATCAACCTCAAGACCATCGGGGTCGAGACGGTCTGGGCCAAGGCAATGAGCAAGACGCATCACCGCATTCTCAGCAAGATGAAGGTCGACCGAATCATTCACCCCGAGGTGGAGGTGGGCCAGCATATTGCGCAGGTTCTGCACAATCCGCTGGTGCGCGATTATGTCAGCCTCGGCAACGGGTTCAACGTGGTGAATTTTCGCATTCCCGAAACGCTCGAAGGCAAGAAGCTGACGGATATCCCCTACGATACAGATTATGACCTGCGCTGCGTCGGGGCCATGCGCGGGACCGAATGGCTGGGCTGCGACGGCAGCGACTGCACGCTTCAAAAAGATGATTTGTTGTTGCTTCTGGGCCAGAGGGCCAACCTGCGCAGCTTTGCGGCCAGCCTCTGA
- a CDS encoding DUF1203 domain-containing protein yields MPFQIHAISPTLFAPLFALSDTELASRKARRMTVTEHPGTPCRVSLADAQIGETVLLLNHWHLPSQSPYAASHAIFVRQGVQQARPTPGEVPEVLLSRLISLRVFDDSDMMIHADAVEGTALPEALTEALGLPGAEYIHLHYAKPGCFAASVTRA; encoded by the coding sequence ATGCCGTTTCAAATCCACGCAATATCGCCCACGCTCTTTGCGCCGCTTTTCGCGCTTTCGGACACCGAATTGGCCTCCCGCAAGGCCCGGCGGATGACCGTGACCGAGCATCCGGGCACCCCCTGCCGTGTCAGCCTCGCCGATGCCCAAATCGGCGAGACGGTGCTTTTGTTGAACCACTGGCATTTACCATCACAAAGCCCCTATGCGGCCAGTCACGCGATTTTTGTGCGTCAGGGCGTGCAACAGGCCCGGCCTACGCCGGGTGAGGTGCCTGAGGTGCTGCTCTCGCGGTTGATATCCCTGCGCGTTTTCGACGATTCCGACATGATGATCCACGCGGATGCGGTCGAGGGCACGGCCTTGCCAGAGGCACTGACCGAGGCGCTGGGCCTTCCCGGCGCCGAGTACATTCACCTGCACTACGCCAAACCGGGATGCTTTGCCGCGTCTGTCACGCGCGCCTAA
- a CDS encoding aspartate aminotransferase family protein, which produces MNMIANHPPTSELQALDAAHHMHPFTHAGELKDKGARVIARANGVTLTDTDGNDYLDAMAGLWCVNIGYGREEMAEAAARQMRELPYYNTFFQTTHVPAIALANKLAQLAPDTLNHVFFAGSGSEANDTNIRMVRTYWAQKGHPEKNIIISRKNAYHGSSMGSGSLGGMTFMHEQGGLPIPDIHHIDQPHWWAEGGDMTPEEFGLERARQLEAKIEELGADRVAAFIGEPIQGAGGVIIPPSTYWPEIQRICDKHGILLIADEVICAFGRTGKWFASETLGIRPHIMTIAKGLSSGYAPIGGSIVCDEVAEVINNCEFAHGYTYSGHPMTCAVALENLRILEEEGIVDNVANHTAAYLAKKWATLGDHPLVGEASTIGMMGAIQLTPDAERRAKFAGNEGDVGLITREHCFKNGLVMRHVGDRMIISPPLVITDAEIDTLVERAWIALDLAHKQVEAEGKMKAA; this is translated from the coding sequence ATGAACATGATCGCCAACCATCCGCCCACGTCCGAGCTTCAGGCGCTGGATGCTGCGCACCACATGCACCCCTTCACCCATGCGGGAGAATTGAAGGACAAGGGCGCGCGCGTCATTGCGCGGGCGAATGGCGTGACGCTGACCGATACGGACGGCAACGATTACCTCGATGCGATGGCGGGCCTGTGGTGCGTCAATATCGGCTATGGCCGCGAGGAGATGGCCGAGGCTGCCGCACGTCAGATGCGCGAGCTGCCGTATTACAACACGTTTTTCCAGACAACGCATGTGCCCGCGATCGCGCTGGCCAACAAGCTGGCTCAACTGGCGCCGGATACTCTGAACCATGTCTTTTTCGCCGGCTCCGGCTCGGAAGCGAATGACACCAACATCCGCATGGTGCGCACCTACTGGGCGCAAAAGGGCCACCCAGAGAAGAACATCATCATCAGCCGCAAGAACGCCTATCACGGCTCATCCATGGGCAGCGGCAGCCTTGGCGGCATGACCTTCATGCACGAGCAGGGCGGTTTGCCCATTCCCGACATTCACCATATCGACCAGCCGCATTGGTGGGCCGAGGGCGGCGACATGACCCCCGAGGAGTTCGGGCTGGAGCGCGCGCGCCAGCTGGAGGCCAAGATCGAAGAGCTGGGCGCCGACCGTGTCGCAGCCTTTATCGGCGAGCCCATTCAGGGCGCGGGCGGCGTCATCATTCCGCCGAGCACCTACTGGCCCGAGATCCAGCGCATCTGCGACAAGCACGGCATCCTTCTGATCGCCGACGAGGTGATCTGCGCGTTCGGCCGCACCGGCAAGTGGTTTGCGTCGGAGACGTTGGGCATCCGTCCGCATATCATGACCATCGCAAAGGGTCTCAGCAGTGGCTACGCGCCGATCGGCGGCTCGATCGTCTGCGACGAGGTGGCCGAGGTCATCAACAATTGCGAATTCGCACATGGCTACACCTATTCGGGCCATCCGATGACCTGCGCCGTCGCGCTGGAGAACCTGCGCATCCTCGAAGAAGAGGGTATCGTCGATAACGTCGCCAATCATACTGCTGCCTATCTGGCCAAGAAATGGGCGACGCTTGGGGATCACCCGCTGGTGGGCGAGGCATCGACCATCGGCATGATGGGCGCGATCCAACTGACGCCGGATGCTGAGCGCCGCGCGAAATTCGCCGGGAACGAGGGCGATGTGGGCCTGATCACCCGTGAGCATTGTTTCAAGAACGGTCTGGTGATGCGCCATGTCGGCGACCGCATGATCATCTCGCCGCCCCTTGTCATCACTGACGCCGAAATTGACACGCTGGTCGAGCGCGCTTGGATCGCGCTTGACCTCGCGCACAAGCAGGTCGAAGCCGAGGGCAAGATGAAGGCGGCCTGA
- a CDS encoding GntR family transcriptional regulator, whose translation MQLSAQKFSSEDTGLPAHAQVYLRLREMILYGDLTPGQAVTIQGLTDRLGAGMTPVREAIRRLISQGALEFQGNRRVSVPQLNADDISEIIVAREWLDPYLARRAATRAGPGDIDALTRIDGALDGAIQQGDLRSYLHLNHQFHLTLYMLAASPILADLAEGLWLRFGPAMRVLCGRLGTQNLRDNHKDLLAAMIDQDADAAAAAIAADVRQGMDQLHASLHEAAQGIAQAK comes from the coding sequence ATGCAGCTTTCTGCACAAAAATTCAGTAGCGAAGACACGGGCTTGCCCGCGCATGCACAAGTCTATCTGCGCTTGCGGGAAATGATTCTTTACGGCGATCTGACTCCGGGGCAGGCTGTGACGATTCAGGGGCTGACGGACCGTTTGGGCGCCGGAATGACCCCCGTGCGCGAGGCGATCCGCCGCCTGATTTCCCAAGGCGCGCTGGAATTTCAGGGCAATCGGCGAGTCAGCGTGCCGCAACTGAACGCCGATGACATCAGCGAGATCATCGTCGCGCGCGAGTGGCTGGACCCATATCTGGCGCGCCGCGCCGCAACACGTGCCGGGCCCGGCGATATCGACGCGCTGACCCGAATTGACGGGGCGCTGGATGGCGCGATCCAGCAGGGCGATCTTCGATCCTATCTGCATCTCAATCATCAATTCCATCTGACCCTCTACATGCTGGCCGCCAGCCCTATTCTGGCTGACCTGGCCGAGGGGCTATGGCTACGATTCGGTCCGGCGATGCGTGTGCTTTGCGGGCGATTGGGCACGCAGAATCTCAGGGACAATCACAAGGACCTTCTGGCCGCCATGATCGACCAGGATGCAGATGCCGCTGCGGCCGCGATTGCCGCCGATGTCCGGCAAGGCATGGATCAGTTGCACGCCTCACTTCACGAAGCCGCGCAAGGTATTGCGCAGGCCAAGTGA
- a CDS encoding polyamine ABC transporter substrate-binding protein: protein MKNTILTTTAAVTLMAGAATAQEVRVYNWSDYIDEALLEKFEQETGIDLIYDVFDSNEVLETKMLAGGSGYDVVVPTGTFLQRQISAGAFQKLDMEQLPNRENMWDVIQERTEQYDPGNEYSINYMWGTTGIGANVGKVTELLGEDAPIDSLDLIFKPENMEKLAECGVHFLDAPTEMIPAALKFLGEDPDSKDPEVIAKTEDVLMAVRPYVTKFHSSEYINALANGDICVAFGWSGDILQARDRAAEAENGVEIVFNAPTEGALMWFDQMAIPVDAPNPEGAHTFLNFIMDAENMAAASNYVYYANGNKASQEFLVEDVIDDKAIYPGEATLENLYTVTPYGPKVQRVVTRLWTKIKSGT from the coding sequence ATGAAGAATACCATCCTGACCACGACAGCCGCCGTCACACTGATGGCAGGCGCGGCCACCGCCCAAGAGGTGCGTGTCTACAACTGGTCCGACTATATCGACGAGGCCCTGCTGGAAAAGTTCGAGCAGGAGACCGGCATCGACCTGATCTATGACGTCTTCGACAGCAACGAGGTCCTGGAGACCAAGATGCTGGCAGGCGGATCGGGTTATGACGTTGTCGTGCCCACCGGCACGTTTCTTCAGCGTCAGATCTCGGCCGGCGCCTTTCAGAAGCTGGACATGGAGCAGCTGCCCAATCGCGAGAACATGTGGGACGTGATCCAGGAGCGTACCGAGCAGTACGATCCCGGCAACGAGTATTCGATCAATTACATGTGGGGCACCACGGGCATCGGCGCCAATGTAGGCAAGGTGACCGAGCTTCTGGGCGAGGACGCGCCGATCGACTCGCTCGATCTGATCTTCAAGCCGGAGAATATGGAAAAGCTGGCCGAATGCGGCGTGCATTTCCTGGACGCCCCGACCGAGATGATCCCCGCCGCGCTGAAATTCCTGGGCGAGGATCCCGACAGCAAGGACCCCGAGGTTATCGCCAAGACCGAAGACGTGCTGATGGCGGTCCGCCCCTATGTGACCAAGTTCCATAGCTCGGAATACATCAACGCGCTGGCGAATGGCGATATCTGCGTTGCCTTCGGCTGGTCCGGGGACATTCTGCAGGCGCGCGACCGTGCTGCCGAGGCCGAGAATGGCGTCGAGATTGTCTTCAACGCCCCGACCGAGGGCGCGCTGATGTGGTTTGACCAGATGGCAATCCCGGTGGACGCGCCCAACCCCGAGGGCGCACATACATTCCTGAACTTCATCATGGATGCCGAGAACATGGCGGCGGCGTCGAACTACGTCTATTATGCCAATGGCAACAAGGCGAGCCAGGAGTTCCTGGTCGAGGACGTGATCGACGACAAAGCGATCTATCCGGGCGAGGCGACACTGGAGAACCTTTACACCGTGACGCCTTATGGCCCCAAGGTTCAGCGCGTCGTCACGCGCCTTTGGACCAAGATAAAATCGGGCACCTGA